From a single Ornithodoros turicata isolate Travis chromosome 8, ASM3712646v1, whole genome shotgun sequence genomic region:
- the LOC135366296 gene encoding NPC1-like intracellular cholesterol transporter 1, translating to MRTRPTFTMSRLVFLALVVCLASNAAAKCVMRSTCDKDETRSACVFDGEAQTLATEESRSHLVNLCGDIFPDPYAAVCCSDDQVQEFSEQIESAVVLGLNNCPACGTNFRNLICNMVCSPEQHEFIELLRTGVSDDGEKFVQEFNYHVNPVFVRGMFNACANAKSRIASVHLLNFMCGRWGSDCTAERWLQFLGATPDNGGLSPMQINYVQSENETVTVNGTVYRPMNVRPYRCDTEDTTKTCSCQHCPASCPAESDKKENGTLAGA from the coding sequence ATGAGAACAAGACCTACTTTCACTATGTCTCGTCTCGTGTTCCTCGCTCTCGTTGTCTGCTTGGCATCTAATGCAGCCGCAAAATGTGTCATGCGGTCCACATGCGACAAGGATGAGACCAGGAGTGCCTGCGTTTTCGACGGCGAGGCTCAAACCCTCGCCACTGAAGAGAGTCGGAGTCATCTAGTGAACCTCTGCGGCGACATCTTCCCCGATCCCTACGCCGCTGTTTGTTGTTCGGATGACCAGGTTCAAGAATTTTCCGAACAGATAGAGTCAGCTGTCGTGCTCGGATTAAACAACTGCCCGGCTTGTGGAACTAACTTCCGGAATCTTATCTGCAACATGGTCTGCTCTCCAGAACAGCACGAGTTCATCGAGTTGTTGCGTACGGGTGTCAGTGATGACGGTGAAAAATTCGTGCAAGAGTTTAACTACCACGTCAACCCTGTTTTTGTGCGAGGAATGTTTAACGCGTGCGCAAATGCGAAAAGTAGGATTGCTTCTGTGCACCTTCTTAACTTCATGTGCGGTAGGTGGGGAAGCGATTGTACTGCCGAAAGGTGGTTGCAGTTCCTGGGCGCTACCCCTGACAACGGAGGACTGTCGCCCATGCAGATCAACTATGTGCAGTCGGAAAATGAGACGGTAACGGTGAACGGTACGGTGTATCGTCCCATGAATGTGCGGCCGTACAGGTGCGACACGGAGGATACCACGAAGACGTGTTCCTGCCAGCATTGCCCAGCGTCGTGTCCCGCAGAGAGCGACAAAAAGGAAAATGGAACGCTCGCTGGAGCCTAG